GGACCTGGAAAGATGCCTTGATAGCCGACATTGTGAAGGGTCAAAAGCGTTCTGATGTCACGAAGAATCGCCCTGTCACGCTCGGTGGTTTTCAGATAGACCGCTGCGAGCGCCGTCTGCCAATCGTGCAAATGCAAAACAGAGATCGGCTCACCGCGACGACTCCCAAGAAATGCTATGACTTCAACGATTGCACGGCTAAAAAAAGCAAATCGAGCAAGATTGTCGCTGAAATCACCCTCAGGGCCTTGATATAGCCCAGTCCGATCAAAATAGGGATCATAGCGAACCGCCACCACTCGAACCGATCGTCCGGCCGTCCCGACAGGAATCAGATCTTCCTCAAGCATCGCATCGACAAGCCCCTGGGCAGTCCTGATGCGAATCGTCCCCAGCTCTCGCAACGTTCGTCCATTCGCCTGAAAGTCGCGATAGCGTGGCACAATCAAGGTCACCGTATGCCCCAGCTTGGCAAGCTCCACCGGAAGCGCGCCGGCCACATCGGCGAGTCCGCCAGTCTTCACGTAAGGAACCGCTTCTGAAGCGGCCATGACAATGTTCAGTGGATCGATGTGGTGAGGTCTTGCCATGGTGTAACAATCCGATAATCCTAGCGGAGCGGCACACCTTCCAAGCTTGTCTTAAACCGATCTTCGAACTGCCACGTCTTCCCAAGCGCGTGTACTTTGTCGGCCTTCAACTCTTCCCGATACACAAGCCGATCATCAACAAATACCAACAGCCAGCCTTGTTCTGGATAGCCCAGAAACACCCCTTCCCCGGACTCAAAACTCGCTTCCCATCCCTCTGGCGCTTCGCCAATGGGCACCCGCGAACGCGGAATCATCGACTTATCCGGCATAACAAAAAACTGCGTGAACTCACTATGGTGATAGATCGGCTTGCCCCAAACATTCACGAACGCTTTGGGAGAAATCTGCTGGATGGTGAGCTGCTTACTTTCCACCAGGCGTTCCTGCTCGCCCAGCGGCGGCATGCTTTGGCAACCCGCCAACACGAGCAACAGTAGCACGCTCCCAACAACAGACAGAACCCCTCGAACTCTCCCCCCGCCTCGCTCAGGCTGTTCCATTACAATGGCCCCCTTTTCACCCGTCACAACAGCCGCCGACTCTTCTGTTCAATCGGCTTCACCGGCACACAGACATCACATTGGCACAACTGCCGCAGAAGCCCATAGGAATAAATGCCACTGTCATGCCCATCACTCCAGGAAAATTGCAGCGCATATCGCCCAACCGGTTGAATGTCCTGCGCCATCATAAACATCGGCACATCATCGGGCTTCAATCGGCGCACACCGGTCCACTCATCGACGCAGGCGGCGCAAGGACAATGCAGTCTCAGCACACGAACGGGATAGATCCCCTTGTGGCCGTCACTCCACTCGATGCCCAAGACGCCTTTTTCTAGCCATTGCATGTCGATAGGAACCAATGCCGCAGCCATAGCCTCTCCCTTCTCTCCCCTATACACTCAGACAGAAAACATCGACGCCAAGAAATCAACTGGCGGCAACCGGCGACCGGCGACAACCGTCACATAGCCCTCAATTGCCTGCTCGACTTCAGCTCGCACTTGGCCGGTTGCCGTCAGCCGTGTGACCAGCTCCGGATTCATCCGAATGGCCTGCTGCAGAAACGATAGGCTCCCGCGAGACATCACCACACACCGGACCAACTGTCGCGTCGCACAAGGAAGGCAGACAAACCCTCCGGCCAGCGGGGAAAACTGCGGATCCCCCGTCACACCGGCCTTTCCACAAGTTGCACAATAATCCGTCTGCGGACGAAATCCCGTCAGCCCCAGCAAGCGAATCTGAAACAGCAACGCCATCAAGACCGGATCTCGGCTCCCCTTCAGTGATCTTAACCCCTGACCTAAGGTTTCGAAAAGTCTGGCATCCGGATCGCCGTCCGGCGTGACCGCTCCCACCACATTGACCATCCTGGCCGCACAAGCCATCAACACCAACTCTTCCCGTAGCGGCTGAAAAGATTCGACTAGATCAACATGCGAAATCCGATAGAGCGAATCACCCGGCTTCTCGAATAGATCCAGATGACAACGGGTAAAGGGCTCAAGCGTGGCGCCAAAGTGGCTCTTAAATCGCCGGGCGCCGCGCGCCACACCACGGATTTTCCCAAACTCCTTCGAGTAGAAAGTCACAATCCGGTCGGCTTCACCCCACCGACGGCTTTTGAGGATAATCGCAGAGGTTTTTACGAGCGGCATCGCCCAAGCCCTTTTCGCACCGGCAATAACCCGGCTCCCCCCGCGGCGAGGCTGATCACCGTAGATGGTCTAAGAATAGCGTGGCCAATGAGAGATAGATCGTGATGCCCGTAATATCGTTGGCCGTCGTCACAAAGGGACCGGCCGCCACGGCAGGATCAACACCCATACGTTTCAACACGACCGGCATGATCGTCGCCATACTCGTCGAGACTAGGAATGCGATGACCAGCGACGTCCCGACCACCATGCCCAAAAAGGCCTGATGCCAGGCCCATCCGACCAAGGTCAGCATCACACCGCAGGCCAGGCCCATCAACAGCCCGACCTTGACCTCACGAAAAAATACCGTGCGCACGTCCGACAATTCGACCACCCCTGTGGCCAGTCCGCGAATGATTAGTGTGGACGACTGCAATCCCACATTGCCGCCCATCGCCGCAATGACCGGGATAAAGCTGACGATCGCCACCACCTCTTGCAGCGTCATCCGGAAGTACCAGAGGATCGCACCGGACAAGAGGCTGCCGACCAAATTGGTAAACAGCCACGGCAGCCGCAACTTCGCCGCACCAAAACTGGACGACTTTGAGACCGAGTCCTCCTCGATCGCGCCGGCCATTTTCAACATATCTTCCGTAGCCTCTTCACGGATGACGTCCACCACGTCATCGACCGTGATGATCCCCGCGAGTTTCCCGTCTTTCTCCACCACAGGGATCGCCAATAAGTTATAGCTGGCCACCTGGCGCGCCACTTCCTCCTGGTCCATATCGACCGCGACGCTCATCACGTCGCGCATCATGATGTTCTTCAGCGGCGTAGCCGGGGGAACCGTCAAGAGCTGGCGCAGCGAGAGGACTCCGACCAGGTGTTCATCCTTGTCGGTCACATAAATATAAAACACCATTTCGGCATCGGTGGCTTGCTGCAACCGTCGAATAGCCTCTTGCGCCGTCGCATCTTCCGGCAGCGAAAAGAACTCCGTGGTCATGATGCCGCCGGCCGTATCCTTGGGATACTTGAGAATATCGGCGACTTCCGTCGAGTCCTCCGTCTTCATCAGGGCCAGAATGTCTTTGCCCCGCTCTTCGGGGAGGAACCCCAGAATATAGGCGACGTCGTCGGGCCCCAGATCTTTCAAGAGCCAGGCGATATCGGAGTGCAGCAGGTCGGCCAAGACTTGCTGAATACTATCGCCGTTCAGCTCGCTCAAGACCTGCCCACGCTTGGCTTCGCCTCGAACCAGCTCAAACACCTCGCGCTTCTCTTTGGGGGAACTCAGGTGCGTGATGACTCTGGCGGCATCGGCTGGATGCATCCGGCCGAGCATCTTCGACAGATTCGTGATCGCCCCGCGTCGCAGCAGACGCTGCACGGAAAGCAAAATGATATCCGACTTCGTCTGCCCCCGCTCCGACTGATCCCGAAGCGCATCCCGCAACACGTCCCGTTCGGACGTCCGAAGGCGGGCGTCGGGCGATTGCGGATCGACTGGTTGTTCAGTAGGCAGCATAGCTGGATCCCTAGTAGCCGAGCTCCATGAGCGTACGTTCGTCTTCGCGCCAGTCTTCCCGAACCTTGACCCACACCTCTAGAAACACTTTCATGTCGAACACGCGCTCCATATCCTGCCGCGCCTGCGTGCTGATCAGTTTCAACCGTTCGCCATGCTTGCCGATGACGATCCCCTTCTGAGTGTTCCGCTCGACGAGAATCGTGGCCCGGATCCGCGTGATCTTACTTTCTTCGACAAACTCTTCGATTTCAACCGCCACGGAATAGGGCACTTCCTGCTCCGTCGCCGCGAGAATTTTCTCTCGAATCAATTCGGCCGCCAGCGTACGCATGGACTGGTCTGTGAGCATATCCTCGTTATACACCCCTTCGCCCTCGGGCAAATGGGCGACGGTCACCTCAAGCAGACGATCGATGTTGTCCCCGTCCTCCGCAGACACCGGTACAACCTCGGTCCAGGGAAACAGTCTTCCGTAGGCCTCCAGCACCGGCAGCAACTTGATCTTGTTCACCGCATCGACCTTCGTCACCACCAGAATGACCGGCCGAGGGTGTTTCACCATCGCCGTTTTCACATGGGTGATCGCGGCCAAATCGCCGGGCCCTGGCAAATGTAGGGACTCCATCAGCACATAGAGCAGATCGGCATCATCCAGCGCTTCCACCGTCGTCCGCACCATCCGCCGGTTCAGCAAGTGATCCGGCTTGTGCAACCCCGGCGTATCCAAAAACGCAATCTGCGCGCCCGGCACATGCGCCACACCGAGAATGCGCGTCCGAGTCGTCTGCGGCTTATTCGATACAATCGCGATTTTCTCTCCGAGCAATCGGTTCAACAATGTGGACTTCCCCACATTGGAGCGGCCGATGATCGCTACCGTCCCGAATTTCATGGGGCCTCCTGAAGCGATCGATCCTTCACCGGGTCGGGAGACAACTGATACACCGTTTCCCCCTTGCGCACATACCCCAATCGTTCGCGAGCTAATTGTTCGATCTTGGCAGGATCATGTTGCAACCGGGTAATTTCTCCGCGCAACCCGCCGTTGTCCCGTCGCAACGCGAGCAGATCTCGGTCAAGTTGAGCGACCTGCTCACGCATCGCCAGATACCGAGGCAGCCCCATGTTGCCAAAGCAAAAGGCGATCAAGAGCCAGACGCAGGCCCCGGCACCAGCCACCTGGGCCACAGTGCCCATGCGGCGCTGCCAATCCAGCCACACCCGCCCACGATTTTGCTTAATGATCATGCAATCCCAACGACTTTTTACACGCGACCGGGTACTGCATCCCGGCCGAGATACACCGCTGCGCTTCCCAGCTCTTCCTCGATGCGCAACAGCTGGTTGTATTTTGCAATCCGGTCGGTCCGCGACAACGAGCCGGTCTTGATCAAGCCCGTGTTCATCGCCACCGCCACATCCGCAATCGTTGTATCTTCGGTTTCACCGGATCGGTGCGAAATGATCGCCGTATAGCCGGACCGTTTTGCCAACTCAATCGCATCCAGCGTCTCGGTCAACGTCCCGATCTGATTCAACTTGATCAGAATCGAGTTGCCGATGCCTTCTTTGATTCCTTTGGCAAAGATTTCCACGTTGGTCACGAAAATATCATCGCCGACCAGCTGGACCCGCTTGCCCAGCTTCTCCGTGAGCATCTTCCAGCCCTTCCAATCCAACTCGCTCAACCCGTCTTCAATCGAGAGAATCGGATACCGGTCCAGCAACTTGCCGTAATAGGACACCATCTCTTCAGACGACCGCTCCGGGTTCTTTTCTGCCTCAAGAATGTAGCGGCCCTTGTGATAGAGTTCGCTCGCCGCGCAATCCAACGCCAACGCGATATCCCGGCCGGTTTTGTAGCCGGCATCTTCAATCGCTTGCGAAATAAGACTGAGCGCCTCTTCATTCGATTGCAGATCCGGCGCAAATCCACCTTCATCGCCGACCGCCGTATTGAGCCCCTTCTTCTTCAACAGGGCTTTGAGCGTGTGAAACACTTCCGTCGCCATGCGGAGCGCGTCACTGAACGTCTTGGCTCCCACCGGCATAATCATAAACTCTTGGAGGTCTAGCCGGTTGTCGGCATGCGCACCGCCGTTAATGATATTCATCAATGGCACCGGCAAAACCCGCGCATTCGTGCCGCCGAGATAGCGATAGAGCGGCTGCCCGGTTTCATTCGCCGCCGCCTTCGCCACAGCCAGCGAGACACCGAGAATCGCATTAGCCCCCAGCTTGCCTTTGGTCTTTGTCCCATCCAGCGCGATCATGGCGTGGTCGATGTTGGCCTGATCAAGCGCCTCACAGCCGAGCAGTTCCGGCGCGATCACTTTCGTGATATTGGCCACCGCCTTGGAGACTCCCTTGCCCATCCAACGCTTCTTATCACCATCCCGCAGCTCGATCGCTTCCTTCTCGCCGGTGGAGGCGCCCGACGGCACCGCTGCCCGTCCGATCGCGCCGCTCTCCAGCATCACTTCCGCTTCCACCGTGGGGTTGCCACGGGAATCGACAATCTGCCTGCCCTTAATCTCTCTGATCGCGCTCATATGTCTCTACGCTCCTCGGTTAGTCTCACGTCCTAACTGCTGAACTTCTTCTTCAACAATTCGTTCACCTTGCCCGGATTCGCTTTGCCTCCGCTGGCCTTCATCACCTGCCCGACCAGGAAACCCAGCACTTGCTGCTTCCCTTCCTTGAGCTGTGCCACCTGAGTCGGATTGTTCGTCAGCACTTCGTCGATGATCTTGTCGAGCGCACCCTCATCGGAGACTTGCGTCAGTCCCTT
Above is a window of Nitrospira lenta DNA encoding:
- a CDS encoding gamma-butyrobetaine hydroxylase-like domain-containing protein; protein product: MAAALVPIDMQWLEKGVLGIEWSDGHKGIYPVRVLRLHCPCAACVDEWTGVRRLKPDDVPMFMMAQDIQPVGRYALQFSWSDGHDSGIYSYGLLRQLCQCDVCVPVKPIEQKSRRLL
- the mgtE gene encoding magnesium transporter; amino-acid sequence: MLPTEQPVDPQSPDARLRTSERDVLRDALRDQSERGQTKSDIILLSVQRLLRRGAITNLSKMLGRMHPADAARVITHLSSPKEKREVFELVRGEAKRGQVLSELNGDSIQQVLADLLHSDIAWLLKDLGPDDVAYILGFLPEERGKDILALMKTEDSTEVADILKYPKDTAGGIMTTEFFSLPEDATAQEAIRRLQQATDAEMVFYIYVTDKDEHLVGVLSLRQLLTVPPATPLKNIMMRDVMSVAVDMDQEEVARQVASYNLLAIPVVEKDGKLAGIITVDDVVDVIREEATEDMLKMAGAIEEDSVSKSSSFGAAKLRLPWLFTNLVGSLLSGAILWYFRMTLQEVVAIVSFIPVIAAMGGNVGLQSSTLIIRGLATGVVELSDVRTVFFREVKVGLLMGLACGVMLTLVGWAWHQAFLGMVVGTSLVIAFLVSTSMATIMPVVLKRMGVDPAVAAGPFVTTANDITGITIYLSLATLFLDHLR
- the recO gene encoding DNA repair protein RecO; its protein translation is MPLVKTSAIILKSRRWGEADRIVTFYSKEFGKIRGVARGARRFKSHFGATLEPFTRCHLDLFEKPGDSLYRISHVDLVESFQPLREELVLMACAARMVNVVGAVTPDGDPDARLFETLGQGLRSLKGSRDPVLMALLFQIRLLGLTGFRPQTDYCATCGKAGVTGDPQFSPLAGGFVCLPCATRQLVRCVVMSRGSLSFLQQAIRMNPELVTRLTATGQVRAEVEQAIEGYVTVVAGRRLPPVDFLASMFSV
- the eno gene encoding phosphopyruvate hydratase encodes the protein MSAIREIKGRQIVDSRGNPTVEAEVMLESGAIGRAAVPSGASTGEKEAIELRDGDKKRWMGKGVSKAVANITKVIAPELLGCEALDQANIDHAMIALDGTKTKGKLGANAILGVSLAVAKAAANETGQPLYRYLGGTNARVLPVPLMNIINGGAHADNRLDLQEFMIMPVGAKTFSDALRMATEVFHTLKALLKKKGLNTAVGDEGGFAPDLQSNEEALSLISQAIEDAGYKTGRDIALALDCAASELYHKGRYILEAEKNPERSSEEMVSYYGKLLDRYPILSIEDGLSELDWKGWKMLTEKLGKRVQLVGDDIFVTNVEIFAKGIKEGIGNSILIKLNQIGTLTETLDAIELAKRSGYTAIISHRSGETEDTTIADVAVAMNTGLIKTGSLSRTDRIAKYNQLLRIEEELGSAAVYLGRDAVPGRV
- the era gene encoding GTPase Era translates to MKFGTVAIIGRSNVGKSTLLNRLLGEKIAIVSNKPQTTRTRILGVAHVPGAQIAFLDTPGLHKPDHLLNRRMVRTTVEALDDADLLYVLMESLHLPGPGDLAAITHVKTAMVKHPRPVILVVTKVDAVNKIKLLPVLEAYGRLFPWTEVVPVSAEDGDNIDRLLEVTVAHLPEGEGVYNEDMLTDQSMRTLAAELIREKILAATEQEVPYSVAVEIEEFVEESKITRIRATILVERNTQKGIVIGKHGERLKLISTQARQDMERVFDMKVFLEVWVKVREDWREDERTLMELGY
- a CDS encoding FtsB family cell division protein encodes the protein MIIKQNRGRVWLDWQRRMGTVAQVAGAGACVWLLIAFCFGNMGLPRYLAMREQVAQLDRDLLALRRDNGGLRGEITRLQHDPAKIEQLARERLGYVRKGETVYQLSPDPVKDRSLQEAP